The following DNA comes from Verrucomicrobiota bacterium.
AGACATTCGGGTTCAGCAGCAGGATTGCGGCGGTCACGGTCATCGCCACCGAGGACCAGATCCACGTCACCAGGGCGTCGTGGCCGTGCAGGCCGAAGTAGAGGTAATGCGCCGCTGAGGTGTGGGTGCCGCCGGTGTAGAACTCGACAAACACCTCCGACGCGACCATGAGCAGGTTGATGAGGATGGTCACGCGCATGATGTTCACGAGCGTGCGGATGGGGCCGTCGCCGAATTTTTGGCCGATGGCGCGACGGATGACCTGGATGGCGATGATGATGAACGCGGGTCCCGAGACGAAGGCGGAGGCGAGAAAGCGCGGCGCCAGCAGCGCGGTGTTCCAGAACGGCCGGCTTCCCAGCCCGCAGTAAAGGAATGCCGTGACGGTGTGAATCGAGATGGCCCAGATGATCGAGAGGAAGACGAAGGGCACATACCACTTCGGATTCGGCCGTCGCCCGAGGAACCGCATGTAGAGCAGGTAGCCGCAGATGTGCAGGTTGATCAGCAGGTACCCGTTCAGAACGATCACGTCCCACGTCAGCATCGACACCGGAAAGTTGAACCGGCCCAGGCCGGGAATGAGATGCCAGAAGCGGTCCGGCCGGCCGAGGTCGCAGACGACGAACATGAGCGCCATGATGATGGCGGCGATGGCGAGCAGTTCGCCGATGATGACGAGGTCGTGCATCTCCTCGTTATGATAGATGTAGGAGGGAATGACCATCATCACGCCGCCCGCTGCCAGGCCGACGAGGAAGGTGAAGTTCGCGATGTAGAGCGCCCATGAGACGTGGTCGCTCATGTTCGTCAGATGCATCCCATCGCGCACCTGCACGGCCCAGGCGTTGGCGCCGACGAGGAAGATCGCGGTAAGGAGCGTCATCCACACGTAGAAGACCCAGTTGCCCTCGACCGAGTCGAGGAGCGCATTCCAGAGGAAGCGCGGGTAGTGGCGCCAGTGGGGGACCGGCTTTTGCACGGACGTGGTGTCGGGGGTGGAGAGGTGCATCGTGGCTAGACGTCGAAGAAGTAGAAGAACTGGGGTTTGAGACCTAGTTCCTCCTTCAGTATGAAGACCCGCTTGTGCGCGAGCACCTGGCGGACCTCGGATTTTGGATCCAGCAGGTTGCCAAACACCCTCGCGCCGGTCGGACAGGCCTCGAGGCAGGCCGGCAGGCGACCGTTGCGGGTGCGGTGCAGGCAATAGGTGCATTTCTCCATCACGCCCTGCGGACGGATGCGGTTGCTCAAGTAGGACTGGTTGGGGTTGATTTCGCCGGCCGGGATGACGGGCTTCGTCCAGTTGAAGCGCCGAGCGTGATAGGGGCAGGCGGCCTCGCAATAGCGGCAGCCGATGCACCAGTTGTAATCCACGACCACGATGCCGTCGGGCTCCTTCCATGTGGCCTCGACCGGGCAGACATCGACGCACGGCGGGTGTTCGCATTGCTGGCATTGCACCGGCATGTAGAACTTGTCCGGCTGCGGCACGGGATGATCGTAGTGGACGTTGCCCTTCTCCATGTCCATGGAGCCTTTGCTCATCTCGAAGACGCGGATGTAGGACTGGTGCGACGGCCGGTCGTGGTTGTTCTCGATGTGGCAG
Coding sequences within:
- a CDS encoding 4Fe-4S dicluster domain-containing protein — its product is MESTAEPGESPGMSRRTVLKGVGAMLGAAAFAKAIAPLTEWAPHISAEEFLQRHYKELTPIDLEIILNRLQKETKEQYGADVTIRDYKPQEGVKFGYALNLSVCNGCRKCAEACHIENNHDRPSHQSYIRVFEMSKGSMDMEKGNVHYDHPVPQPDKFYMPVQCQQCEHPPCVDVCPVEATWKEPDGIVVVDYNWCIGCRYCEAACPYHARRFNWTKPVIPAGEINPNQSYLSNRIRPQGVMEKCTYCLHRTRNGRLPACLEACPTGARVFGNLLDPKSEVRQVLAHKRVFILKEELGLKPQFFYFFDV
- a CDS encoding polysulfide reductase, with amino-acid sequence MHLSTPDTTSVQKPVPHWRHYPRFLWNALLDSVEGNWVFYVWMTLLTAIFLVGANAWAVQVRDGMHLTNMSDHVSWALYIANFTFLVGLAAGGVMMVIPSYIYHNEEMHDLVIIGELLAIAAIIMALMFVVCDLGRPDRFWHLIPGLGRFNFPVSMLTWDVIVLNGYLLINLHICGYLLYMRFLGRRPNPKWYVPFVFLSIIWAISIHTVTAFLYCGLGSRPFWNTALLAPRFLASAFVSGPAFIIIAIQVIRRAIGQKFGDGPIRTLVNIMRVTILINLLMVASEVFVEFYTGGTHTSAAHYLYFGLHGHDALVTWIWSSVAMTVTAAILLLNPNVFSRPWMMNLACGLAFIGIWIEKGMGMVIPGFVPSVLHEVVEYSPSLLEWKIMAGIWTLGLMIYTLAIKIAINVFRRSPLAAKANDSRGAPQPLAS